The genomic region AGGGGGCCGCAATCGGTTTTTATGGTGAGCATTATGTGTCCGCCCCTGTATGTCATTTCTTTTGCGAGGAGCAGCCCCGACGCCGTGACCCGGTCCCCCTCCCGTGATGACCAGGTATATGGCGTGGAGGCGGTTGAAAGCAGGTATAGAGCGCCCACGGCGAGCAGCGCGCACGCCAGTACTATCAAGGCCGCCAGCTCTTCGTATTTTAATCGCATGCTCAACGATTGGCTTTATACTAGATAATTATTTTCATAAATATGAAAATAATATCCAGGGGCACAAAGCTATATCTTTATAAGCGTTATTATAATTAGTGATGCATTGAGGTCATCGTATGGCTGACGTAGTTATAATTTATGACTCGAGGACCGGTAACACCGAGAAGGCTGCCCGCGAGGTCCTGGCGGGAGTGATGGAGAGCGGGGCAAGCGTGGACATCAAGAAGGTCGACGAGGCCACCGTGGATGACGTGAGGAGGGCTAAAGGCATCATCCTGGGCTCCCCAAATATTAACGATAACTATTCGGCGAAGATGAGGAGCTTCGTGGAGACGAAGCTCGTTCAGGCCAAGCCTCACGAAAAGGTCGGTGCCGCCTTCGGCACCTATAAGTGGAACATGGATAACCTTAAGAGGCTTGAGAATGACCTGCGGTGGAAGGGCGTTCGCCTCGTGGCAGAGGGCATAAACGTCCACAGACATGGCGATGGCGAGGTGGCAAAAAAGCTTCGGGAGCTTGGCCGTAAGGTTGGGGAGGAGGCCAGGAAGCGTAGTGCTTAAACCTCGCGAGCTTATTAAGCTGTTCACGGCGAAGCATCCGGTTATCTATGATAACGTTAGGGATGTCGCATTTTCGCTCGCCATCGTGGCGGCGATAATGCTTATCCTGTATGCCTATGCGGGTACTTGGCCCCCGATGGTAAGCGTCATCGGAGTCAGCATGCACCCGAACATGGAAGACGGCGACCTCGTCTTCATTCAGGGGCTGGCTCGAGGCGCAATACAGACGTATAGTAATTCGACCAGTACGGGGTACAGGTCATTTAATGATTATGGCGATGTCATAGTCTATAGGCCGTATGGCGACCCGTCAAGCGAGTGGGTCATCCATAGGGCTGTCCGGTGGGTCGAGCGGGGCCAGGTCATGTATACCGATAGCCTTGGAGACCATGTAGCGCCAGCATCAGGGTATATCACGCTGGGCGATAACAATGATGGGATATATGACCAGAAAACGCCCATATGCTATGACCAGCCGGTCAGGGAAGAATGGATACTGGGCGTAGCCAGGCTCAAATTGCCCTATCTGGGGTACTTAAGGCACATAATTTAGAGAGGTTCAGTTCGGCGAACTGGAGAGAAATTTTATATACTTTGTATTTCGTAACTACCTTTTGCATGGTATAGCTTATGAGAAATAACAGCTTACTCATCTTCTTATTATCATCCAGAAAAAGAAGCGGAACGCTGTTTTTATTATTGAATAGACCGATGAGATTAAGCGAGCTAAAAAACCATTTTGATGTAAAATCCCCTGAGATCATACCGCGCCTAAAGGAACTGGAAAGTAAAAATCTAATATATAAAAAAGATGACAAATATCATTTAACGTCGTTTGGGATGGTAATCGCTAAAAAGGTAAAACCTTTTATAGATACCTTTAACGTGATAGACTCGAACGAAATTTTTTTTTTGAACATGACCTCGATTCGCTCCCTAGCGAATTATTGGAAAGAATAGATGAATTAGGAAAATGTAATACTATCAAAAATGACATGGTTGATGTCCTAAAAACCCATAGAGTATTATTTGATAACATTTCAAGTTCAAAGTCGATTAGAGGTATATCGCCAATATTCGATTCATCTTACCCTCAATTTTTCACGTCAATGGCGCAGATAAAAACGCCTGTCTCGCTTATAATAACAGAGCCAATCCTTGAAATAATTAAAAAGGATTATTCGAAGGAGCTGCGAGCGTTTTTAAGCCTCGAAAATGCCAGGCTATATACCATAAAAGAGGCTAGAATCGCTTTTATCGTTACTGATGCTTTTACGACTTTTTCACTTTATAAAAGAAATGGAGAATTCGATTTTACGACCAGCCTGATTAGCTTCGAGCCATCGGCCATAAAATGGGGAGAAGACTTATTCGAATACTATCAGAAAATGGCAGTAGAAGTTAAACAATAAAAAAGGAAAGTTGAGGCTCAATTTTTAAGCTAACTCAACGAATTATACCAAGGGACTAAATTATACTACCAGTATAATTTATATTGCTATACTAATAAATACTAAAAGAATAATTGCTTCTTTTGCAAGCGTTTTGGATACGGCCTGAGCGCAGCCTCCTCGATAAGAGCATTTTGTTGCTCAAGGACAAAAGGTATGCCGTATCCTTCGAAAGAAAGAATCAAGGTGGTAATTGATGATAAAGAACAATATAAAAACTGCCATTGTTATATTATTGATGCTACTTGCATGGACGGCTTACCCGGCGATTGCGTCGAATGCTGCAAACAAGCCGGCAACGGACCTCATATCGACCACTGGTTACGAAGAATTACATAAAGACAACGATTTGTCGCTTACGGGAATAAGTGCAAATGGTGTACAAGGCCTAGAACCTGCGATGGTTACGGTGAATTTACCTGGCTATGGCAATGTGACAGTAAGAAAAGACATGGTC from Methanocella conradii HZ254 harbors:
- a CDS encoding OB-fold nucleic acid binding domain-containing protein → MRLKYEELAALIVLACALLAVGALYLLSTASTPYTWSSREGDRVTASGLLLAKEMTYRGGHIMLTIKTDCGPLTVFVPAASDAFQAASQVEHGNEIEATGIVQIYKGQKEILAEKIKKKS
- a CDS encoding flavodoxin domain-containing protein, whose protein sequence is MADVVIIYDSRTGNTEKAAREVLAGVMESGASVDIKKVDEATVDDVRRAKGIILGSPNINDNYSAKMRSFVETKLVQAKPHEKVGAAFGTYKWNMDNLKRLENDLRWKGVRLVAEGINVHRHGDGEVAKKLRELGRKVGEEARKRSA
- a CDS encoding S26 family signal peptidase, yielding MLKPRELIKLFTAKHPVIYDNVRDVAFSLAIVAAIMLILYAYAGTWPPMVSVIGVSMHPNMEDGDLVFIQGLARGAIQTYSNSTSTGYRSFNDYGDVIVYRPYGDPSSEWVIHRAVRWVERGQVMYTDSLGDHVAPASGYITLGDNNDGIYDQKTPICYDQPVREEWILGVARLKLPYLGYLRHII
- a CDS encoding helix-turn-helix transcriptional regulator — translated: MVDVLKTHRVLFDNISSSKSIRGISPIFDSSYPQFFTSMAQIKTPVSLIITEPILEIIKKDYSKELRAFLSLENARLYTIKEARIAFIVTDAFTTFSLYKRNGEFDFTTSLISFEPSAIKWGEDLFEYYQKMAVEVKQ